From one Triticum aestivum cultivar Chinese Spring chromosome 4B, IWGSC CS RefSeq v2.1, whole genome shotgun sequence genomic stretch:
- the LOC123091517 gene encoding uncharacterized protein, with amino-acid sequence MSRVDICSLVLHVFPTEPEVPLLPRSRSHSLPVEPDDGHRLAAPLRHRSSRPTPPPPPLSATAPPAPRRPRCHHPSRLTPHAASFPASFPNVKHAFFLSILLPFLSDGHVFTSPGHGSRAPSFLAFLARRLLGGLQRGRWRSSPSSPPESKAFEDRDKPAAQPVTGAAARALSPRRSRWATSASSSPCVNPLCVAGWGGNSVSSSSCGYRGFAPQLAANSISGEKRRRRLREGGRRCKPRSIFGGFAQGQRLGACGGSSRSGDIFWWIAVCALV; translated from the exons ATGTCGCGAGTGGATATTTGCAGTTTAGTCCTCCACGTTTTCCCGACCGAACCCGAGGTCCCTCTTCTTCCTCGCTctcgctctcactctctcccggtCGAACCCGACGACGGGCACCGCCTTGCGGCCCCTCTCCGCCACCGCTCCTCCCGCCccacgccgcccccgccgcccctctcCGCCACCGCTCCTCCCGCCCCACGCCGCCCCCGCTGCCACCACCCCTCCCGCCTCACGCCCCACGCCGCCTCGTTCCCCGCCTCGTTCCCCAACGTGAAGCACGCGTTTTTTTTGTCGATCCTCCTGCCGTTCCTGTCCGACGGCCATGTGTTTACCTCACCGGGGCACGGCAGCAGGGCGCCCTCCTTTCTCGCATTCCTGGCGCGGCGGCTGCTCGGCGGATTGCAAAGAGGCAGGTGGAGGAGCTCACCAAGTAGCCCGCCGGAGTCAAAG GCATTCGAGGATAGGGACAAGCCGGCGGCGCAGCCAGTGACTGGAGCGGCGGCACGAGCTCTGTCTCCGAGGAGAAGCCGATGGGCGACGTCAGCGAGCTCGTCTCCGTGCGTTAACCCTCTGTGCGTTGCGGGGTGGGGAGGCAACTCCGTGAGCTCGTCTTCATGCGGCTACCGGGGGTTTGCCCCTCAGCTCGCCGCAAACTCTATTTCCGGGGAGAAGCGGCGTCGGCGACTCCGTGAGGGCGGCCGCCGGTGCAAGCCCAG GTCGATTTTCGGCGGCTTCGCTCAAGGCCAACGATTGGGCGCGTGTGGTGGCAGTTCGAGGAGTGGCGACATCTTCTGGTGGATTGCTGTGTGTGCTTTGGTCTGA